A genome region from Cervus elaphus chromosome 18, mCerEla1.1, whole genome shotgun sequence includes the following:
- the FLNC gene encoding filamin-C isoform X2, producing the protein MMNNSGYSEAPGFGLGDEVDDMPSTEKDLAEDAPWKKIQQNTFTRWCNEHLKCVGKRLTDLQRDLSDGLRLIALLEVLSQKRMYRKFHPRPNFRQMKLENVSVALEFLEREHIKLVSIDSKAIVDGNLKLILGLIWTLILHYSISMPMWEDEDDEDARKQTPKQRLLGWIQNKVPQLPITNFNRDWQDGKALGALVDNCAPGLCPDWEAWDPNQPVENAREAMQQADDWLGVPQVIAPEEIVDPNVDEHSVMTYLSQFPKAKLKPGAPVRSKQLNPKKAIAYGPGIEPQGNTVLQPAHFTVQTVDAGVGEVLVYIEDPEGHTEEAKVVPNNDKNRTYAVSYVPKVAGLHKVTVLFAGQNIERSPFEVNVGMALGDANKVSARGPGLEPVGNVANKPTYFDIYTAGAGTGDVAVVIVDPQGRRDTVEVALEDKGDSTFRCTYRPVMEGPHTVHVAFAGAPITRSPFPVHVAEACNPNACRASGRGLQPKGVRVKEVADFKVFTKGAGSGELKVTVKGPKGTEEPVKVREAGDGVFECEYYPVVPGKYVVTITWGGYAIPRSPFEVQVSPEAGMQKVRAWGPGLETGQVGKSADFVVEAIGTEVGTLGFSIEGPSQAKIECDDKGDGSCDVRYWPTEPGEYAVHVICDDEDIRDSPFIAHIQPAPPDCFPDKVKAFGPGLEPTGCIVDKPAEFTIDARAAGKGDLKLYAQDADGCPIDIKVIPNGDGTFRCSYVPTKPIKHTIIVSWGGVNVPKSPFRVNVGEGSHPERVKVYGPGVEKTGLKANEPTYFTVDCSEAGQGDVSIGIKCAPGVVGPAEADIDFDIIKNDNDTFTVKYTPPGAGRYTIMVLFANQEIPASPFHIKVDPSHDASKVKAEGPGLNRTGVEVGKPTHFTVLTKGAGKAKLDVHFAGAAKGEAVRDFEIIDNHDYSYTVKYTAVQQGNMAVTVTYGGDPVPKSPFVVNVAPPLDLSKVKVQGLNSKVAVGQEQAFSVNTRGAGGQGHLDVRMTSPSRRPIPCKLEPGGGAETQAVRYMPPEEGPYKVDITYDGHPVPGSPFTVEGVLPPDPSKVCAYGPGLKGGLVGTPAPFSIDTKGAGTGGLGLTVEGPCEAKIECQDNGDGSCAVSYLPTEPGEYTINILFAEAHIPGSPFKATIRPVFDPSKVRASGPGLERGKVGEAATFTVDCSEAGEAELTIEILSDAGVKAEVLIHNNADGTYHITYSPAFPGTYTITIKYGGHPVPKFPTRVHVQPAVDTSGVKVSGPGVEPHGVLREVTTEFTVDARSLTATGGNHVTARVLNPSGAKTDTYVTDNGDGTYRVQYTAYEEGVHLVEVLYDDVAVPKSPFRVGVTEGCDPTRVRAFGPGLEGGLVNKANRFTVETRGAGTGGLGLAIEGPSEAKMSCKDNKDGSCTVEYIPFTPGDYDVNITFGGRPIPGSPFRVPVKDVVDPGKVKCSGPGLGAGVRARVPQTFTVDCSQAGRAPLQVAVLGPTGVAEPVEVRDNGDGTHTVHYTPATDGPYTVAVKYADQEVPRSPFKIKVLPAHDASKVRASGPGLNASGIPASLPVEFTIDARDAGEGLLTVQILDPEGKPKKANIRDNGDGTYTVSYLPDMSGRYTITIKYGGDEIPYSPFRIHALPTGDASKCLVTVSIGGHGLGACLGPRIQIGEETVITVDAKAAGKGKVTCTVSTPDGAELDVDVVENHDGTFDIYYTAPEPGKYVITIRFGGEHIPNSPFHVLACEAMPRVEEPPDVPQLHRPSAYPTHWATEEPVVPAEPMESMLRPFNLVIPFTVQKGELTGEVRMPSGKTARPNITDNKDGTITVRYAPTEKGLHQMGIKYDGNHIPGSPLQFYVDAINSRHVSAYGPGLSHGMVNKPATFTIVTKDAGEGGLSLAVEGPSKAEITCKDNKDGTCTVSYLPTAPGDYSIIVRFDDKHIPGSPFTAKITGDDSMRTSQLNVGTSTDVSLKITESDLSQLTASIRAPSGNEEPCLLKRLPNRHIGISFTPKEVGEHVVSVRKSGKHVTNSPFKILVGPSEIGDASKVRVWGKGLSEGHTFQVAEFIVDTRNAGYGGLGLSIEGPSKVDINCEDMEDGTCKVTYCPTEPGTYIINIKFADKHVPGSPFTVKVTGEGRMKESITRRRQAPSIATIGSTCDLNLKIPGNWFQMVSAQERLTRTFTRSSHTYTRTERTEISKTRGGETKREVRVEESTQVGGDPFPAVFGDFLGRERLGSFGSITRQQEGEASSQDMTAQVTSPSGKTEAAEIVEGEDSAYSVRFVPQEMGPHTVTVKYRGQHVPGSPFQFTVGPLGEGGAHKVRAGGTGLERGVAGVPAEFSIWTREAGAGGLSIAVEGPSKAEIAFEDRKDGSCGVSYVVQEPGDYEVSIKFNDEHIPDSPFVVPVASLSDDARRLTVTSLQETGLKVNQPASFAVQLNGARGVIDARVHTPSGAVEECYVSELDSDKHTIRFIPHENGVHSIDVKFNGAHIPGSPFKIRVGEQSQAGDPGLVSAYGPGLEGGTTGVSSEFIVNTLNAGSGALSVTIDGPSKVQLDCRECPEGHVVTYTPMAPGNYLIAIKYGGPQHIVGSPFKAKVTGPRLSGGHSLHETSTVLVETVTKSSSSRGSSYSSIPKFSSDASKVVTRGPGLSQAFVGQKNSFTVDCSKAGTNMMMVGVHGPKTPCEEVYVKHMGNRVYNVTYTVKEKGDYILIVKWGDESVPGSPFKVNVP; encoded by the exons ATGATGAACAACAGCGGCTACTCCGAGGCCCCGGGCTTCGGCCTGGGCGACGAGGTGGACGACATGCCGTCCACGGAGAAGGACCTGGCCGAGGACGCGCCGTGGAAGAAGATCCAGCAGAACACGTTCACGCGCTGGTGCAACGAGCACCTCAAGTGCGTGGGCAAGCGCCTCACCGACCTGCAGCGCGACCTCAGCGACGGGCTGCGCCTCATCGCGCTGCTCGAGGTGCTCAGCCAGAAGCGCATGTACCGCAAGTTCCACCCGCGCCCCAACTTCCGCCAGATGAAGCTGGAGAACGTGTCCGTGGCCCTCGAGTTCCTCGAGCGCGAGCACATCAAGCTGGTGTCCATCG ACAGCAAGGCCATCGTGGATGGGAACCTGAAGCTGATCCTGGGGCTCATCTGGACCCTGATCCTGCACTACTCCATCTCCATGCCCATGTGGGAGGACGAGGACGACGAGGATGCCCGCAAGCAGACACCCAAGCAGCGTCTACTCGGCTGGATCCAGAACAAGGTGCCCCagctgcccatcaccaacttcaaCCGCGACTGGCAGGACGGCAAAGCTCTGGGCGCCCTGGTGGACAACTGTGCCCCTG GCCTTTGCCCTGACTGGGAGGCCTGGGACCCCAACCAGCCTGTGGAGAACGCCCGGGAGGCCATGCAGCAGGCGGACGACTGGCTCGGGGTGCCCCAG GTGATTGCCCCCGAGGAGATCGTGGACCCCAACGTGGATGAACATTCGGTCATGACCTACCTGTCCCAGTTCCCCAAGGCCAAACTCAAACCTGGTGCCCCTGTTCGGTCCAAGCAACTGAACCCCAAGAAGGCCATCGCCTACGGGCCTG ggatcgagccccagGGTAACACCGTGCTGCAGCCTGCCCATTTCACTGTGCAGACAGTGGATGCTGGCGTGGGCGAGGTTCTGGTCTACATTGAGGATCCTGAGGGCCACACCGAGGAG GCCAAGGTAGTTCCCAACAATGACAAGAACCGCACCTACGCTGTCTCCTACGTGCCCAAGGTTGCCGGCTTGCACAAG GTGACCGTGCTCTTTGCTGGTCAGAACATCGAACGCAGCCCCTTTGAGGTGAACGTGGGCATGGCCCTGGGAGATGCTAACAAGGTGTCAGCCCGTGGTCCTGGCCTGGAACCCGTGGGCAATGTGGCCAACAAACCCACGTACTTTGACATCTACACTGCAG GGGCCGGCACTGGGGACGTTGCCGTGGTAATCGTGGACCCGCAGGGCCGGCGGGACACCGTGGAGGTGGCCCTGGAGGACAAGGGCGACAGCACGTTCCGCTGCACATACAGGCCTGTGATGGAGGGACCCCACACGGTTCACGTGGCCTTCGCTGGAGCCCCCATCACCCGCAGTCCTTTCCCCGTCCACGTGGCAGAAG cCTGTAACCCCAATGCCTGCCGCGCTTCTGGGCGGGGTCTGCAGCCCAAGGGTGTGCGTGTCAAAGAAGTGGCTGACTTCAAGGTGTTCACCAAGGGCGCTGGCAGTGGGGAGCTCAAGGTCACAGTCAAGGGACCTA AAGGCACAGAGGAACCAGTGAAGGTGCGGGAGGCCGGGGATGGCGTGTTCGAGTGTGAGTACTACCCCGTGGTGCCTGGGAAGTACGTGGTGACCATCACATGGGGCGGCTACGCCATTCCCCGCAG CCCCTTTGAGGTGCAGGTGAGCCCAGAGGCAGGCATGCAGAAGGTCCGGGCCTGGGGTCCCGGTTTGGAAACTGGCCAGGTGGGCAAGTCAGCCGACTTTGTGGTGGAGGCCATTGGCACAGAGGTGGGGACACTGG GCTTCTCCATTGAGGGGCCTTCACAGGCCAAGATCGAGTGTGATGACAAGGGAGACGGCTCCTGCGATGTGCGGTACTGGCCCACAGAGCCCGGCGAGTATGCAGTGCACGTGATCTGTGACGACGAGGACATTCGGGACTCGCCCTTCATCGCCCACATCCAGCCAGCTCCACCCGACTGCTTCCCGGACAAG GTGAAGGCCTTTGGGCCTGGCCTGGAGCCCACCGGCTGCATCGTGGACAAGCCAGCGGAGTTCACCATCGATGCCCGGGCTGCTGGCAAGGGAGACCTGAAGCTCTACGCCCAG GATGCCGACGGATGCCCCATCGACATCAAGGTCATCCCCAATGGCGACGGCACCTTCCGCTGCTCCTACGTGCCCACCAAGCCCATTAAGCACACCATCATCGTCTCCTGGGGAGGCGTCAACGTCCCCAAGAGCCCCTTCCGG GTAAACGTGGGAGAGGGCAGCCACCCTGAGCGGGTGAAGGTGTATGGCCCCGGCGTGGAGAAGACAGGCCTCAAGGCTAATGAGCCCACCTACTTCACAGTGGACTGCAGCGAAGCGGGGCAAG GCGATGTGAGCATTGGCATCAAGTGCGCCCCCGGTGTGGTGGGCCCCGCAGAGGCTGACATCGACTTTGACATCATCAAGAATGACAACGACACCTTCACAGTCAAGTACACACCTCCGGGGGCAGGCCGCTACACCATCATGGTGCTGTTTGCCAACCAG GAGATCCCCGCCAGTCCCTTCCATATCAAGGTGGACCCATCCCATGATGCCAGCAAGGTCAAGGCAGAGGGCCCTGGGCTGAACCGCACAG GTGTGGAAGTTGGGAAGCCCACTCACTTCACGGTGCTGACCAAGGGAGCCGGCAAGGCCAAGCTGGACGTGCACTTTGCCGGAGCCGCCAAGGGAGAAGCCGTGCGAGACTTTGAGATCATCGACAACCATGACTACTCCTACACTGTCAAGTACACGGCTGTGCAGCAG GGCAACATGGCGGTGACAGTGACCTATGGTGGAGACCCTGTCCCCAAGAGCCCCTTCGTGGTGAACGTGGCACCACCGCTGGACCTCAGCAAAGTCAAGGTTCAAGGCCTCAACAGCA AGGTGGCTGTGGGGCAGGAACAGGCATTTTCTGTGAACACACGAGGGGCTGGCGGTCAGGGCCACCTGGACGTGCGGATGACCTCGCCCTCCCGAAGACCCATCCCCTGCAAGCTGGAGCCCGGTGGTGGAGCTGAGACCCAGGCAGTGCGCTACATGCCCCCTGAGGAGGGGCCCTACAAGGTGGACATCACCTATGATGGTCACCCGGTGCCTGGCAGCCCCTTCACCGTGGAGGGCGTCCTGCCCCCTGACCCCTCCAAG GTCTGTGCTTACGGCCCTGGTCTCAAGGGTGGGCTGGTAGGTACGCCAGCGCCCTTCTCCATCGACACCAAGGGAGCGGGCACCGGTGGCCTGGGGCTGACCGTAGAGGGCCCCTGCGAGGCCAAGATCGAGTGCCAGGACAATGGGGATGGCTCCTGTGCCGTCAGCTACCTGCCCACAGAGCCGGGCGAGTACACCATCAACATCCTGTTTGCCGAAGCGCACATCCCCGGCTCGCCCTTCAAGGCTACCATCCGGCCCGTGTTCGACCCGAGCAAGGTGCGGGCCAGCGGACCAGGCCTGGAGCGTGGCAAGGTTGGGGAGGCGGCCACCTTCACTGTGGACTGCTCGGAGGCGGGCGAGGCCGAGCTGACCATCGAGATCCTGTCGGATGCCGGCGTCAAGGCCGAGGTGCTGATCCACAACAACGCGGACGGCACCTACCATATCACCTACAGCCCCGCCTTCCCCGGCACCTACACCATTACCATCAAGTACGGCGGGCACCCCGTACCCAAGTTCCCCACCCGCGTCCACGTGCAGCCCGCGGTCGACACCAGTGGCGTCAAGGTCTCAGGGCCCGGTGTGGAGCCGCACG GTGTCCTGCGTGAAGTGACCACTGAGTTCACTGTGGACGCGAGATCCCTGACAGCCACGGGTGGGAACCACGTGACGGCTCGCGTGCTCAACCCCTCGGGCGCTAAGACAGACACCTACGTGACCGACAATGGGGACGGCACCTACCGCGTGCAGTACACGGCCTACGAAGAGG GAGTGCACTTGGTGGAGGTGCTGTACGATGACGTGGCCGTGCCCAAGAGCCCCTTCCGCGTGGGCGTGACTGAGGGCTGTGACCCCACCCGTGTCCGGGCCTTTGGGCCGGGGCTGGAGGGGGGCTTGGTCAACAAGGCTAACCGCTTCACCGTGGAAACCAG GGGAGCCGGCACCGGGGGCCTAGGCCTAGCCATCGAGGGCCCGTCAGAAGCCAAGATGTCGTGCAAGGACAACAAGGACGGGAGCTGCACCGTGGAGTACATCCCCTTCACCCCCGGAGACTACGACGTCAACATCACCTTCGGGGGCCGGCCCATCCCAG GGAGTCCATTCCGGGTGCCAGTGAAGGACGTGGTGGACCCCGGAAAGGTGAAGTGCTCGGGCCCAGGGCTGGGAGCCGGCGTCAGGGCCCGGGTACCCCAGACCTTCACAGTGGACTGCAGCCAAGCTGGCCGGGCGCCCCTGCAGGTGGCCGTGCTGGGCCCCACAG GTGTGGCCGAGCCTGTGGAGGTGCGTGACAATGGGGATGGCACCCACACAGTCCACTACACCCCAGCCACGGACGGGCCCTACACAGTAGCCGTCAAGTACGCCGACCAGGAGGTGCCACGCAG TCccttcaagatcaaggtgcttcCAGCCCACGATGCCAGCAAGGTGCGGGCCAGCGGCCCTGGCCTCAATGCCTCTGGCATCCCAGCCAGCCTGCCCGTGGAGTTCACCATCGACGCCCGGGATGCTGGGGAGGGCTTGCTCACTGTCCAGATCCTG GACCCTGAGGGTAAGCCCAAGAAGGCCAACATCCGAGACAACGGGGATGGCACGTACACCGTGTCCTACCTCCCGGACATGAGTGGCCGGTACACCATCACCATCAAGTATGGCGGCGATGAGATCCCCTACTCGCCCTTCCGCATCCATGCCCTGCCCACTGGGGATGCCAGCAAGTGCCTGGTCACAG TGTCCATTGGAGGCCACGGCCTAG GTGCCTGCCTGGGCCCCCGCATCCAGATTGGGGAGGAGACGGTGATCACAGTGGACGCCAAGGCAGCAGGCAAGGGGAAGGTGACATGCACAGTGTCCACCCCTGACGGGGCGGAGCTCGACGTGGACGTGGTCGAGAACCACGACGGTACCTTCGACATCTACTACACGGCGCCCGAGCCTGGCAAGTACGTCATCACCATTCGCTTCGGAGGCGAGCACATCCCCAACAGCCCCTTCCACGTGCTG GCGTGTGAGGCCATGCCCCGCGTGGAGGAGCCCCCCGATGTGCCGCAGCTGCACCGGCCCAGCGCCTACCCCACACACTGG GCCACAGAGGAGCCGGTGGTGCCTGCGGAACCCATGGAGTCCATGCTGAGACCCTTCAACCTGGTCATCCCCTTCACTGTGCAGAAAGGGGAACTCACAG GGGAGGTGCGGATGCCCTCTGGGAAGACCGCCCGGCCCAACATTACTGACAACAAGGACGGCACCATCACGGTGAGGTACGCGCCCACCGAGAAGGGCCTGCACCAGATGGGGATCAAGTATGACGGCAACCACATCCCCG ggaGCCCCCTGCAGTTCTACGTGGACGCCATCAACAGCCGCCACGTCAGCGCCTATGGACCAGGCCTGAGCCATGGCATGGTCAACAAGCCGGCCACCTTCACCATTGTCACCAAGGATGCCGGGGAAG GGGGCCTGTCCCTGGCTGTGGAGGGCCCGTCCAAGGCGGAGATCACCTGCAAGGACAACAAGGATGGCACCTGCACCGTGTCCTACCTCCCCACGGCGCCCGGAGACTACAGCATCATTGTGCGCTTTGATGACAAGCACATCCCAGGGAGCCCCTTCACGGCCAAGATCACAG GTGATGACTCGATGAGGACGTCACAGCTGAACGTGGGCACCTCCACGGATGTGTCCCTGAAGATCACCGAGAGTGACCTGAGCCAGCTGACCGCCAGCATCCGTGCCCCCTCGGGCAACGAGGAGCCCTGCCTGCTGAAGCGTCTGCCCAACCGGCACATCG GCATCTCCTTCACCCCCAAAGAAGTTGGGGAGCACGTGGTGAGCGTGCGCAAGAGCGGCAAGCACGTCACCAACAGCCCCTTCAAGATCCTGGTGGGACCGTCTGAGATCGGGGATGCTAGCAAGGTGCGGGTCTGGGGCAAGGGCCTGTCCGAGGGACACACGTTCCAGGTGGCGGAGTTCATCGTGGACACTCGTAATGCAG GTTATGGTGGCCTGGGGCTGAGTATTGAAGGCCCTAGCAAGGTGGACATCAACTGCGAGGACATGGAGGATGGCACGTGCAAAGTTACCTACTGCCCCACCGAACCCGGCACCTATATCATCAACATCAAGTTCGCCGACAAGCACGTGCCTG GAAGCCCCTTCACGGTGAAGGTCACCGGCGAGGGCCGCATGAAGGAAAGCATCACCCGGCGCAGGCAGGCACCGTCCATCGCCACCATCGGCAGCACCTGCGACCTCAACCTCAAGATCCCAG GGAACTGGTTCCAGATGGTGTCCGCCCAGGAGCGCCTGACACGCACCTTCACCCGCAGCAGCCACACCTACACCCGCACAGAGCGCACGGAAATCAGCAAGACGCGGGGCGGGGAGACCAAGCGCGAAGTGCGGGTGGAGGAGTCCACCCAGGTTGGCGGAGACCCCTTCCCCGCCGTCTTCGGGGACTTCCTGGGCCGGGAGCGCCTGGGCTCTTTTGGCAGCATCACCCGGCAGCAGGAGG GTGAGGCCAGCTCTCAGGACATGACCGCACAGGTGACCAGCCCATCGGGCAAGACGGAAGCCGCTGAGATCGTGGAGGGGGAGGACAGCGCGTACAGCGTCCGCTTCGTGCCCCAGGAGATGGGGCCCCACACGGTCACGGTCAAGTACCGCGGCCAGCATGTGCCAGGCAGCCCCTTTCAGTTCACCGTGGGGCCACTGGGTGAAGGCGGTGCGCACAAGGTGCGAGCTGGAGGCACAGGGCTGGAGCGAGGGGTGGCCGGCGTGCCAG CCGAGTTCAGCATCTGGACTCGAGAAGCAGGTGCCGGGGGCCTATCGATCGCCGTGGAGGGCCCCAGCAAGGCAGAGATCGCATTTGAGGACCGCAAGGATGGCTCGTGTGGGGTCTCCTATGTCGTCCAGGAGCCAG GTGACTATGAGGTCTCCATCAAGTTCAACGACGAGCACATCCCAGACAGCCCTTTCGTGGTACCCGTGGCCTCCCTCTCAGATGATGCTCGCCGTCTCACTGTCACCAGCCTCCAG GAGACCGGGCTCAAGGTGAACCAGCCGGCGTCCTTTGCGGTGCAGCTGAACGGCGCACGGGGCGTGATTGACGCTAGGGTGCACACGCCCTCAGGTGCCGTGGAGGAGTGCTACGTCTCCGAACTGGACAGTG ACAAGCACACCATCCGTTTCATCCCCCATGAGAACGGCGTCCACTCCATCGACGTCAAGTTCAATGGTGCCCACATCCCTGGCAGTCCCTTCAAGATCCGAGTTGGGGAGCAGAGCCAGGCTGGGGACCCAGGCTTGGTGTCGGCCTATGGTCCTGGGCTCGAGGGAGGCACTACAG GTGTGTCATCAGAGTTCATCGTCAACACCCTGAATGCGGGCTCAGGGGCCTTGTCTGTCACTATTGACGGCCCCTCCAAGGTGCAGCTGGACTGTCGGGAGTGTCCTGAGGGTCACGTGGTCACTTACACTCCCATGGCTCCTGGCAACTACCTCATCGCCATCAAGTATGGTGGCCCCCAGCACATCGTGGGCAGCCCCTTCAAGGCTAAAGTCACAG GTCCCCGGCTGTCTGGAGGCCACAGCCTTCACGAAACATCCACGGTCCTGGTGGAGACTGTGACCAAGTCGTCCTCAAGCCGGGGTTCCAGCTACAGCTCCATCCCCAAGTTCTCCTCAGATGCCAGCAAGGTGGTGACGCGGGGCCCCGGGCTGTCCCAGGCCTTTGTGGGCCAGAAGAACTCCTtcaccgtggactgcagcaaagCAG GCACCAATATGATGATGGTGGGCGTGCACGGGCCCAAGACCCCCTGTGAGGAGGTGTATGTGAAGCACATGGGGAACCGGGTGTACAACGTCACCTACACCGTCAAGGAGAAAGGGGACTACATCCTCATCGTCAAGTGGGGCGACGAAAGTGTCCCCGGAAGCCCCTTCAAAGTCAATGTGCCCTGA